A DNA window from Acidimicrobiales bacterium contains the following coding sequences:
- a CDS encoding glycosyltransferase family 1 protein, translated as MTTTHDLRVAVDVRCLDTPKLRGFARYTSELLKGLTHLGGVDVVAVSDRPMTLRVEEEHVQVHAPDGGREWRREQVALPRLVADLEADVLLSPANRGLPLVGVPSVLVLHDAVEWNRRLVARPSGRDRIRFGYSNVASLLGATRIITVSNHSAEQLHSRLGLRRDRITVVPEAAGGRFVSGVSAEMRAAARQKIGIEDPFVLYCGGFDPKKSVDTLVIAWALLGEGAPSLVLAGAVEASQAEHLRSLAAGLGADTERLHLPGYVDDDQLPALMAEADIFVFPGTAEGWGLPAVEAMAVGTATVVADSGALPQSTHNLAVRFAAGDAAGLAGALGRLLGDEALRRHLGRQGSAAQLQRSWLDVAQDTLVVLREAASVGAVERLGAAAAQLPRAYRWVV; from the coding sequence ATGACGACCACACACGACTTGCGCGTTGCGGTGGATGTCCGCTGCCTCGACACCCCCAAGCTGCGGGGCTTCGCTCGCTATACATCCGAGCTCTTGAAGGGGCTGACGCACCTGGGCGGCGTCGACGTGGTGGCCGTTTCGGACAGACCTATGACGCTGCGGGTCGAAGAGGAACACGTGCAGGTCCACGCGCCGGACGGCGGTCGCGAATGGCGGCGCGAACAGGTCGCTTTGCCGCGACTCGTCGCCGACCTGGAGGCCGACGTGTTGCTGTCGCCCGCTAACAGAGGCCTTCCTCTCGTCGGAGTTCCGTCGGTTCTGGTGCTGCACGATGCCGTCGAGTGGAACCGGCGCTTGGTCGCCAGGCCCTCGGGCAGGGATCGCATTCGGTTCGGTTACTCCAATGTGGCCTCATTGCTGGGCGCTACCCGGATCATCACCGTGTCCAATCATTCCGCCGAGCAGCTGCACTCGCGACTGGGTCTGCGACGCGACCGCATCACGGTGGTGCCAGAAGCCGCTGGTGGGCGGTTTGTGTCCGGTGTGAGCGCCGAGATGCGCGCGGCCGCCCGTCAGAAGATCGGCATCGAGGACCCGTTCGTCTTGTACTGCGGGGGCTTCGACCCCAAGAAGTCGGTCGACACGCTGGTCATCGCATGGGCGCTGCTGGGTGAAGGTGCCCCTTCGCTGGTGCTGGCCGGCGCTGTCGAAGCTTCGCAAGCCGAGCATCTCAGGTCGCTGGCGGCGGGTCTCGGAGCCGACACCGAGCGACTTCACCTGCCCGGCTATGTAGACGATGACCAGTTGCCGGCTCTGATGGCTGAAGCCGACATCTTCGTCTTTCCGGGTACTGCTGAGGGATGGGGCCTGCCCGCGGTCGAAGCGATGGCGGTGGGGACAGCGACCGTGGTCGCCGACAGCGGTGCGCTGCCCCAATCGACACACAACCTCGCGGTCCGCTTTGCGGCCGGTGACGCCGCCGGCCTGGCCGGCGCACTCGGCCGACTCTTGGGAGACGAAGCCCTGCGCAGGCACCTCGGCCGTCAGGGGTCAGCAGCGCAGCTTCAACGATCGTGGCTGGATGTGGCCCAAGACACCTTGGTGGTGCTGCGCGAGGCCGCCTCCGTGGGGGCGGTCGAAAGACTGGGGGCTGCGGCCGCGCAATTGCCCCGCGCCTACCGGTGGGTGGTCTGA
- a CDS encoding glycosyltransferase: MTAGAAYRGPRVLSVLLDFPLPANTGLHLRMASVLSALRTADVDSRVLWFSTADRSVDSVDDGALDELCCGHRHAGQRVEQHELGLALRAASKLTFAAAPFVAPMVERIGSRRPFVHPFSMRYDAAGARERIVEEIERLAADAVVVPSQGIHWLSAVPHTVMKIVDAADVLTDVSHRLASEAAGASAVGLWANHLACRTLERRYLPAADEVWVSSAAEASRVVELAPGSKPLVVPNVVAAPGERTGSDGPDHPRAVGMIATWSYKPNLDAALRLIDEVAPVLHRRTGARLILAGADLPADLRGKCRQSPAVEYMGRVEHLHDFYSAVDAVVMPISVRGGVPLKLAEALAWGVPIVATSAVVCGLDLQHGRHLLVADSNDEFAESAAVLLADRQLASHLAEQGRAAHQSMFSHEALQHAMSSSPVLGRLSAARVR; this comes from the coding sequence ATGACGGCAGGTGCGGCCTACCGCGGTCCCCGAGTTCTCAGCGTCCTGCTCGACTTCCCGCTGCCGGCCAACACCGGACTACATCTGCGGATGGCTTCCGTCCTGTCCGCGTTGCGCACAGCCGACGTCGACAGCCGTGTTCTGTGGTTCTCGACCGCCGATCGAAGCGTCGACTCGGTCGACGACGGCGCTCTCGACGAGCTTTGCTGCGGCCACCGTCATGCGGGCCAGCGTGTCGAGCAACACGAGCTTGGCTTGGCGCTTCGTGCTGCTTCGAAGTTGACGTTCGCTGCAGCACCGTTTGTGGCGCCGATGGTCGAGCGCATCGGCTCGCGACGGCCATTCGTCCATCCCTTCTCGATGCGCTACGACGCGGCCGGTGCTCGCGAACGCATCGTCGAGGAGATAGAGCGCCTTGCAGCCGATGCGGTAGTGGTGCCTTCGCAGGGGATTCACTGGTTGTCGGCGGTTCCGCACACGGTCATGAAGATCGTCGACGCTGCTGACGTGCTGACCGATGTGAGCCATCGGCTGGCATCGGAGGCTGCCGGCGCCTCTGCCGTAGGCCTGTGGGCCAACCATCTGGCGTGTCGCACACTCGAGCGTCGCTATCTGCCCGCCGCCGACGAGGTCTGGGTCAGCAGTGCCGCGGAAGCCTCTCGGGTCGTCGAACTGGCCCCCGGCAGCAAGCCCTTGGTGGTGCCAAACGTCGTCGCAGCCCCGGGCGAGCGCACTGGCTCTGACGGGCCCGATCACCCCCGTGCTGTCGGGATGATCGCCACCTGGTCGTACAAACCCAACCTCGATGCTGCGCTGCGGCTGATCGACGAGGTCGCTCCTGTGCTGCATCGACGCACCGGTGCCAGGCTGATCCTGGCGGGTGCCGACCTGCCGGCCGATTTGCGTGGCAAGTGTCGGCAGAGCCCCGCCGTCGAGTACATGGGTCGGGTCGAGCATCTGCACGACTTCTACTCGGCCGTCGACGCGGTGGTCATGCCAATCTCGGTGCGAGGTGGTGTACCGCTGAAGTTGGCCGAGGCTTTGGCTTGGGGTGTGCCGATCGTGGCCACTTCGGCCGTGGTCTGTGGTCTCGACCTGCAGCACGGTCGCCATCTGCTGGTCGCAGACAGCAACGACGAGTTCGCGGAATCGGCCGCGGTGTTGCTCGCCGACCGGCAACTGGCGTCGCATCTGGCCGAGCAGGGTCGGGCGGCGCACCAGAGCATGTTCTCGCACGAGGCGTTGCAGCACGCCATGTCGTCGTCTCCGGTGCTCGGTCGCCTCAGTGCGGCGAGGGTTCGATGA
- a CDS encoding glycosyltransferase yields MRIAHVFKDANPPVAAGITRYMADLAAASVARGADVDLYVAGVKHTRSEQRPDGVTIHRFAEAGRALSMPLSWSLAEATRRLDADVVHLHSPNPIAELGVLANRNDPAVVVSFHAQLGKQRFLDPVYGPVQRRLMRRARAVLAASQMLVDAPELSAASGRVRLAPYGVSPRMLDAQPGRPRRLDGPLRLLFVGRLVYYKGIEVLLDAMREVEDVVLTVYGDGPLRDVVTQRTQSDPALCGRVTLVHDGDDNVVRSAHRQHDVVVLPSVSRAEAFGLSMAEAMANGLPAISTRLGTGTDWVNLDGQTGLVVAPGDTTALARAIETLKDDTLRHRLAGGALRRAREEFSFDRHVDLIHDIYEQALAS; encoded by the coding sequence ATGCGAATCGCCCACGTATTCAAAGACGCCAACCCGCCCGTCGCAGCGGGCATCACGCGATACATGGCAGACCTGGCTGCGGCCAGTGTCGCCAGGGGAGCCGACGTCGATCTCTATGTAGCCGGTGTCAAACACACACGGTCCGAGCAGCGACCAGACGGAGTGACCATTCATCGGTTCGCCGAGGCTGGCCGGGCGTTGTCGATGCCGCTGTCGTGGTCGCTCGCCGAGGCAACACGGCGTCTCGATGCCGATGTCGTCCATTTGCACAGCCCCAACCCCATCGCCGAGTTGGGCGTGCTCGCCAACAGAAACGACCCGGCTGTGGTGGTGTCGTTCCATGCGCAGCTGGGCAAGCAACGGTTCCTGGACCCGGTGTACGGGCCCGTTCAGCGACGCCTGATGCGAAGGGCCCGGGCAGTGCTTGCGGCCAGCCAGATGCTCGTTGACGCACCCGAGCTGTCGGCGGCCTCGGGTCGCGTCCGGCTGGCTCCCTATGGAGTGTCGCCGCGGATGCTCGACGCACAGCCAGGTCGGCCGCGCCGCCTGGACGGCCCTCTGAGACTGCTGTTCGTCGGGCGGCTCGTCTACTACAAGGGCATCGAGGTCTTGCTCGACGCCATGCGCGAGGTCGAAGACGTCGTGCTGACCGTCTACGGCGACGGCCCACTTCGCGACGTGGTCACCCAACGCACCCAGAGCGACCCCGCCCTCTGCGGACGTGTGACGTTGGTGCACGACGGCGACGACAACGTGGTGAGGTCGGCCCACAGGCAACACGACGTGGTCGTGTTGCCGTCGGTTTCGAGGGCCGAGGCATTTGGGCTGTCGATGGCGGAGGCCATGGCGAACGGTCTCCCGGCCATCAGCACCCGGCTGGGCACGGGAACCGACTGGGTGAACCTCGACGGTCAGACCGGTCTGGTCGTAGCGCCGGGCGACACGACAGCCCTGGCCAGAGCCATCGAGACACTGAAGGACGACACCTTGCGCCATCGCCTCGCTGGGGGAGCGCTTCGAAGGGCGCGCGAGGAGTTCTCGTTCGACCGTCACGTCGACCTGATCCACGACATCTACGAACAGGCGTTGGCTTCATGA
- a CDS encoding polysaccharide biosynthesis protein, with protein sequence MSFATQFPGRSHDGTETESMGGPMGMTSRAASPFRRVQVWTVDVLGWMAAVSIAWSIVPSEEQVASVVEFALIAVSLTVVGLVTGLYRGRWRLGSFDESTALIAVGVITACAFTGLDALAGSTPTPARTAICGLGGTGLMGLYRSLVRRRDLRGARPTSPDLTRAIVFGAGTGGELAVRTMLRDPASPYLPVAILDDDPNKHRMRIDGVPVMGGRNKLERAVGATDATMLVIAVPSASGRLISELFDLGHSFGLDVKVLPTADDLFGRRVRIADIRELRESDLLGRHRIETDVRSIAGYISGRRVLITGAGGSIGSELSRQVSRYGPSRLFLLDRDESALHAVQLSIHGRALLDSDELILANIRERDRLERVFEETKPDVVFHAAALKHLPLLERFPSEAYQTNVQATVHLLELAAAHDVSHFINVSSDKAADPISVLGYTKRISERLTAYTDTIGSGRYVSVRFGNVLGSRGSVLTAFHKQVLSGRPLTVTHPDVARYFMTVEEAVELVIQAGAIGAGGEVLVLDMGEPVRIVDVARRLAAQAGREAEIVYTGLRLGEKLCEDLFAGSESPVATQHELINSARVPELAPEMVMGLSPNAPDETLVAAMITMCEHHNDSDTVADLRTSLT encoded by the coding sequence GTGTCATTCGCAACGCAGTTCCCCGGACGTTCACACGACGGGACCGAAACCGAGTCGATGGGTGGTCCGATGGGTATGACCAGCCGGGCGGCCTCACCGTTTCGTCGCGTCCAGGTCTGGACGGTGGACGTCTTGGGTTGGATGGCCGCCGTATCGATCGCGTGGTCGATCGTCCCGTCCGAGGAACAAGTGGCTTCGGTCGTCGAGTTCGCCCTGATCGCTGTTTCGTTGACCGTCGTAGGGCTTGTGACAGGCCTGTACAGAGGCCGATGGAGGCTCGGGTCATTCGACGAGAGCACGGCGCTGATCGCCGTGGGTGTCATCACGGCATGTGCGTTCACCGGTCTGGACGCGCTGGCAGGCTCGACCCCAACCCCGGCTCGCACCGCCATCTGCGGTCTGGGCGGCACGGGCTTGATGGGCTTGTACCGAAGCCTCGTGCGTCGTCGAGATCTCAGAGGTGCCAGGCCGACCTCGCCCGACCTCACCCGTGCGATCGTCTTCGGGGCAGGCACCGGTGGCGAGTTGGCCGTGCGCACCATGCTGCGAGATCCGGCCAGCCCCTACCTTCCGGTCGCAATCCTGGACGACGACCCCAACAAACACCGGATGCGCATCGACGGAGTTCCCGTCATGGGCGGTCGCAACAAACTCGAGCGTGCCGTCGGGGCTACCGACGCCACCATGTTGGTGATTGCGGTGCCGAGCGCCTCGGGCCGACTGATCTCCGAGTTGTTCGACCTGGGCCACTCGTTCGGCCTGGATGTGAAGGTGCTTCCTACGGCAGACGATCTGTTCGGCCGGCGGGTTCGAATCGCCGACATCCGAGAACTCCGCGAATCGGACCTGTTGGGACGCCACCGGATCGAGACAGACGTACGCTCGATCGCCGGCTACATAAGCGGACGCCGAGTGCTCATCACGGGCGCCGGCGGTTCGATCGGAAGTGAGCTGAGCCGCCAGGTCAGCCGCTACGGGCCTTCGAGGCTGTTCCTGCTGGACCGCGACGAGTCGGCTCTGCACGCGGTGCAACTGTCGATTCACGGCAGAGCCCTGCTGGACTCGGACGAGCTGATACTGGCCAACATCCGCGAACGAGACCGCCTCGAGCGGGTATTCGAGGAAACCAAGCCAGACGTCGTGTTCCACGCAGCCGCCCTGAAGCATCTGCCGCTGCTGGAACGGTTCCCGTCCGAGGCCTACCAGACCAACGTCCAGGCGACCGTGCACCTACTAGAGCTCGCCGCCGCTCACGACGTCAGCCACTTCATCAACGTGTCGAGCGACAAGGCGGCCGACCCGATCTCGGTGCTGGGATATACGAAACGAATCTCCGAACGCCTCACCGCCTACACCGACACCATCGGTTCGGGGCGCTACGTCAGCGTTCGATTCGGCAACGTGCTGGGCAGTCGCGGATCGGTGCTGACCGCATTCCACAAGCAGGTTCTGTCTGGCAGGCCGCTCACCGTCACCCACCCCGACGTTGCCCGTTATTTCATGACCGTCGAGGAGGCGGTCGAGTTGGTCATCCAGGCCGGTGCCATCGGCGCCGGCGGTGAGGTTCTGGTGCTGGACATGGGCGAGCCGGTTCGCATAGTCGACGTCGCCCGGCGCCTTGCGGCACAGGCCGGGCGCGAAGCCGAGATCGTCTACACCGGGCTGCGCTTGGGCGAGAAGCTCTGTGAAGACCTGTTCGCGGGCTCCGAGAGCCCGGTCGCCACTCAACATGAGCTGATCAACAGTGCCCGGGTGCCCGAGCTCGCGCCCGAGATGGTGATGGGCCTCAGCCCCAACGCACCCGATGAAACTCTGGTGGCGGCGATGATCACCATGTGTGAGCATCACAACGACTCGGACACGGTGGCAGATCTACGGACCTCGTTGACGTGA
- a CDS encoding glycosyltransferase family 4 protein: protein MSWYALGVSFVLALVLTPLVIALLRRAEIYDTPGERSSHSTATPRGGGVAVAIAGLSTLALVWNGAGGPAIAVAVTATGFGFVGLADDLFDLSPNLRLAIQLTFGVISSVLLLNAAGLPTHLMVLAFGATVFWLMSFVNAFNFMDGINGMSVAQACVAGTAWTILGVATGEPFLATAGAIQLGATLGFAPFNVPRARVFLGDVGSYFLGAWMAALAVVGLRAGLTPEAVLAPMALYLIDTGSTLIWRVRSGHEWRQPHRHHVYQRLTDLGWSHSKTAAFAAAIIGLCALLGGLSATASLPARVVADVGLILAVVAYLDWPMVRRGEASTPTGAGVSN, encoded by the coding sequence GTGAGCTGGTACGCCCTCGGGGTCTCGTTTGTGCTGGCGTTGGTGCTGACGCCTCTGGTGATAGCGCTGCTGCGCCGCGCCGAGATCTACGACACGCCCGGCGAACGCAGCTCGCACTCGACGGCCACCCCTCGAGGCGGCGGCGTCGCCGTGGCCATTGCCGGGCTGTCGACGCTTGCGCTGGTCTGGAACGGCGCCGGCGGCCCAGCGATAGCAGTGGCCGTCACGGCCACAGGCTTCGGATTCGTGGGCCTAGCCGACGACCTTTTCGACCTGTCACCAAACCTGAGGCTGGCCATCCAGCTCACCTTCGGTGTGATCTCGTCGGTTCTGCTGCTGAACGCCGCTGGGCTGCCAACCCATCTGATGGTGCTGGCATTCGGCGCAACCGTGTTCTGGTTGATGTCGTTCGTCAACGCGTTCAACTTCATGGACGGCATCAACGGCATGAGTGTGGCCCAGGCGTGCGTAGCCGGGACGGCCTGGACCATCCTGGGTGTTGCGACGGGCGAGCCCTTCCTGGCCACCGCTGGAGCGATCCAGCTGGGCGCAACTCTGGGCTTCGCTCCCTTCAACGTGCCTCGGGCCCGGGTCTTCCTGGGCGATGTCGGGTCGTACTTCCTGGGCGCTTGGATGGCCGCTCTGGCCGTTGTCGGGCTGCGAGCCGGCCTGACGCCCGAAGCGGTTCTGGCGCCAATGGCGCTGTACTTGATCGATACCGGATCCACCCTGATCTGGCGCGTCCGTTCTGGCCACGAATGGCGCCAGCCACACAGGCACCACGTCTACCAACGCCTGACCGACCTGGGCTGGTCCCACTCCAAGACAGCGGCCTTCGCTGCGGCCATCATCGGGCTGTGCGCCCTGCTCGGTGGGTTGTCAGCAACGGCGTCGCTGCCCGCGCGTGTCGTTGCAGACGTCGGGTTGATCCTGGCTGTTGTGGCCTACCTCGACTGGCCCATGGTGCGCCGGGGTGAAGCCAGCACGCCCACCGGCGCCGGCGTCAGTAACTGA
- a CDS encoding NAD-dependent epimerase/dehydratase family protein, whose protein sequence is MNEKVLVTGGAGFIGVPTVERLLSAGHEVVVVDNFSVGSRDRLAHLTDHPRLEVAEVDLRDAHATGRIVCEIGPTCVVHLAAHHFIPYCKAHPADTIAVNVSGTQNLLDALVPVTPRRILFASTADVYKPAPVAHFEGDQTDPDNIYGMSKLMGEKLMRFHADRCPQTDTVVMRFFNAIGPFETNPHLVPDILDYVRAGDELPLGNTDTRRDYIHTDDMADAIAGLASGPSGSFLVNVGTGVSWDAKDIVHFIGQLLDRDLSIVTDPAKVRASDRPNLQASVRLLETLLPGFRTKSLRESLACTLEAEGFALGHSLVSY, encoded by the coding sequence GTGAACGAAAAGGTCTTGGTCACCGGAGGCGCGGGGTTCATCGGCGTGCCCACGGTAGAGAGGCTCTTGTCGGCCGGGCACGAGGTCGTGGTCGTCGACAACTTCTCGGTGGGCTCGCGAGATCGACTCGCCCACCTGACCGACCACCCGCGGCTGGAGGTCGCAGAGGTCGACTTACGCGACGCCCACGCGACGGGCCGCATCGTTTGCGAGATCGGTCCGACATGTGTGGTGCACCTGGCAGCTCATCACTTCATCCCGTATTGCAAGGCACATCCTGCCGACACCATCGCCGTCAACGTCTCCGGTACCCAGAACCTGCTCGATGCCCTGGTGCCGGTAACGCCGAGGCGGATCCTCTTCGCCTCGACCGCCGATGTCTACAAGCCAGCGCCCGTGGCCCACTTCGAGGGCGACCAGACCGACCCCGACAACATCTACGGGATGTCGAAGCTGATGGGTGAGAAGCTGATGAGGTTTCACGCCGACAGGTGTCCTCAGACCGACACCGTCGTGATGCGTTTCTTCAACGCCATCGGCCCGTTCGAGACCAACCCTCACCTGGTTCCCGACATCCTCGACTATGTCAGGGCCGGTGACGAGTTGCCGTTGGGCAACACCGATACGAGACGCGACTACATCCACACCGACGACATGGCCGACGCGATAGCGGGGCTGGCATCGGGACCATCGGGTTCGTTCCTGGTCAACGTCGGCACGGGCGTGAGCTGGGACGCGAAGGACATCGTCCACTTCATCGGTCAGTTGCTGGATCGTGACCTGTCGATCGTCACCGATCCGGCAAAGGTGCGGGCTTCGGATCGGCCCAACCTTCAGGCTTCGGTGCGGCTGCTCGAAACCCTCCTGCCCGGGTTTCGCACCAAGTCGCTGCGCGAATCTCTCGCCTGCACACTCGAAGCCGAGGGCTTCGCCCTTGGCCATTCGTTGGTCAGTTACTGA
- a CDS encoding glycosyltransferase family 4 protein, whose translation MLVTPTLPLPFGGADARWLHVVLAELARRGHDVVCLSCTEEPEGRVAQAAQLASELGYRLVHVELRLDSASKVARKLGSIRRPFGEYTRVAELRRQLDDLAQTADVVHLEHLFASRVGLGYENSLTYLHHLEVIDWECRPDLDLRLRSVRLQMQRATRQILRSSPRVLVATSRLAERVASISPGTTTQVVPIAIDTDLYPVLPAPDGLVFGVIGSMHWYPSRSAAERVLTRLWPQIHEQMPEARLVVAGWGSDRYLGHMFPNEGAELMGEVASPEEFFASISTLLYPPERGSGFKVKVLEAMAYGRPVISNAEGLEGLGDRDRPAAVQATTDAEFVDSAVSLMGSAGERQALGAAARLAIETDYSPEPAVDRLLDAYERFGLIGSARARAGRPTHKHGESE comes from the coding sequence GTGCTCGTCACACCAACCCTTCCATTGCCGTTCGGCGGCGCCGATGCCCGATGGCTCCACGTCGTGCTGGCCGAACTCGCCAGACGGGGCCACGACGTGGTCTGTCTGTCGTGCACCGAAGAACCCGAGGGGCGTGTCGCCCAGGCCGCGCAACTGGCTTCCGAGCTGGGCTATCGGTTGGTTCACGTCGAGCTCCGCCTCGACTCGGCGTCGAAGGTCGCCCGCAAGCTCGGCAGTATCCGGCGTCCGTTCGGCGAATACACCAGGGTCGCCGAACTACGCCGTCAACTGGATGATCTGGCCCAGACCGCGGACGTGGTTCACCTCGAGCATCTGTTCGCATCGAGGGTTGGGCTGGGCTACGAGAACTCGCTCACATATCTGCACCACCTGGAGGTCATCGACTGGGAGTGTCGCCCAGACCTGGACCTTCGGCTTCGTTCCGTGCGACTTCAGATGCAGCGGGCCACCCGTCAGATCCTGCGCAGCTCACCCCGCGTGCTGGTTGCAACCTCGAGGCTGGCCGAACGGGTGGCCTCGATCTCGCCGGGTACCACTACCCAAGTCGTGCCGATCGCCATAGACACCGACCTCTATCCGGTGCTGCCGGCCCCCGATGGCCTGGTGTTCGGTGTCATCGGATCGATGCACTGGTATCCGAGCCGTTCTGCGGCCGAGCGGGTGCTCACCCGTCTGTGGCCCCAGATCCACGAACAGATGCCCGAGGCTCGTCTGGTCGTCGCCGGTTGGGGGTCGGATCGGTACCTGGGGCACATGTTCCCGAACGAGGGTGCCGAATTGATGGGTGAGGTCGCCTCGCCCGAGGAGTTCTTCGCCTCGATCTCGACGCTGCTGTACCCGCCCGAACGCGGCAGCGGCTTCAAGGTCAAGGTGCTGGAAGCAATGGCTTACGGCCGCCCGGTGATCTCCAACGCCGAAGGGCTCGAGGGCCTGGGCGACCGCGACCGGCCGGCGGCCGTACAGGCGACCACCGACGCCGAGTTCGTCGACAGCGCCGTTTCGCTCATGGGCAGCGCCGGCGAGCGCCAGGCCCTGGGCGCGGCTGCTCGCCTGGCCATCGAAACCGACTACTCGCCAGAGCCGGCCGTCGACCGACTGCTCGACGCGTACGAGCGTTTCGGTCTGATCGGCTCGGCGAGAGCACGGGCCGGCCGACCAACACACAAACACGGAGAATCAGAGTGA
- a CDS encoding glycosyltransferase, which yields MTPVGVQFLVNAGPGSAAGERAERIARMVDGDAIVTYRKGTRRADAVAMAREVARNAPEVVYAMDLAVAPVAAWALDGGRRRLIVDTGDAPLAFLELVGASATRRVMARALESVGYGRSDLVIVRGRYHAEQLHAAGHHHVSVVADGVDLDLLQPKEVTDLRTQLGLDRRMTVGVQGNFTWYPKLGGGLGWDLVQAIGRHDLDIDAVFIGEGPGLAQLRLMAERLGVGDRVHMMGRVAYSQLATYLSLCDVTLLTQTDDPSSWARTTGKLPTYLATGRYVVATRVGTAVDLLEPEHLLDYRGHWDTTYPDRLARKLGELAHDRDRTIARGLALRSLAESFDYDRIARSCASEIARVCERSAGSPARLTLGAGL from the coding sequence ATGACACCTGTTGGCGTGCAGTTCCTCGTCAACGCCGGACCAGGATCGGCCGCGGGCGAGAGAGCCGAGCGGATCGCTCGAATGGTCGACGGCGATGCGATCGTCACCTACCGCAAAGGCACGCGGCGCGCCGACGCCGTGGCGATGGCCCGCGAGGTGGCAAGGAACGCACCCGAGGTGGTCTATGCGATGGACCTGGCCGTGGCCCCCGTTGCAGCTTGGGCTCTCGACGGCGGGCGTCGCAGGCTGATCGTCGACACCGGCGACGCACCGCTGGCGTTCCTGGAGTTGGTCGGGGCGTCCGCGACACGACGCGTGATGGCCCGCGCCCTCGAATCAGTGGGGTACGGGCGTTCCGATCTCGTCATCGTGCGAGGCCGATATCACGCCGAGCAACTTCATGCGGCAGGGCACCATCACGTCTCCGTGGTGGCCGATGGGGTCGACCTGGACCTGCTGCAGCCCAAGGAAGTGACCGACCTGCGCACCCAGCTGGGCCTCGACCGACGAATGACGGTTGGTGTGCAGGGCAACTTCACCTGGTATCCAAAGCTCGGAGGGGGTCTGGGTTGGGACCTCGTGCAGGCCATCGGGCGTCACGACCTGGACATCGATGCGGTCTTCATCGGCGAGGGCCCCGGCTTGGCACAGCTTCGCCTGATGGCCGAGCGGCTGGGCGTCGGCGACAGAGTCCACATGATGGGACGCGTTGCATACTCACAATTGGCCACCTACCTGTCGTTGTGCGACGTCACCCTGTTGACCCAAACGGATGATCCGTCCAGCTGGGCCCGCACCACCGGCAAGCTGCCGACCTATCTGGCAACCGGCCGCTACGTCGTTGCTACCAGGGTCGGAACCGCAGTCGACCTGCTCGAGCCCGAGCACCTGCTGGACTATCGCGGCCACTGGGACACGACCTACCCCGACCGGCTGGCCCGCAAGCTGGGCGAACTCGCCCACGACCGCGACCGTACGATCGCCCGCGGGCTTGCGCTGCGTTCGCTTGCCGAGTCCTTCGACTACGACCGCATCGCCAGATCCTGCGCCTCGGAGATCGCTCGTGTGTGCGAACGCAGCGCAGGTTCGCCTGCCCGGCTGACATTAGGAGCAGGCCTGTGA
- a CDS encoding glycosyltransferase codes for MTRTFSGIAAESRGGILLVGEDAPGALLSSLRPGIEAAAPTTVLNPLAAARELIGVQRFGAAVRRRLIARHAGERLIEAVQQLRPDAVVLIKGRAIDADAIDRVRSLGTRVLCYYPDNPAWRGADSGARERLIACDTAVLWSARQADLLTAEARNVAVLPFGYDANWFPLASPGGDRSGIAFLGTWSPRRERFLSALEGLPLTIAGTGWRDNSSLGGGDPIVEDDAGAVLRSAAIGINLLHPQCAGAHNMRTREISACGALQITEPGTDGTPLLDGESCLWFRSPAELRATVEAALNDPVGTSEIARKAQFAIAEDTYVARGRDLAALAGAI; via the coding sequence GTGACACGCACGTTCAGTGGCATCGCCGCAGAATCGCGCGGCGGAATACTGCTGGTGGGCGAAGATGCTCCGGGCGCCCTGTTGTCGAGCCTGCGACCGGGCATCGAAGCCGCCGCCCCCACAACCGTTCTGAACCCATTGGCCGCAGCCCGCGAGCTGATCGGGGTTCAGCGCTTCGGCGCCGCCGTGAGACGGCGACTGATCGCCCGCCACGCAGGCGAGCGCCTCATCGAGGCCGTGCAACAGCTGCGCCCCGACGCCGTGGTGCTGATAAAGGGTCGAGCAATAGATGCCGACGCCATCGATCGCGTGCGTTCGCTTGGCACACGGGTGCTTTGTTACTACCCCGACAACCCGGCCTGGCGCGGCGCCGACAGTGGTGCACGCGAGCGCCTGATCGCCTGCGACACGGCGGTGCTGTGGTCGGCACGGCAGGCCGACCTGCTGACCGCCGAAGCCAGAAACGTCGCCGTCTTGCCGTTCGGCTACGACGCAAACTGGTTTCCTCTTGCCAGCCCAGGCGGAGACCGGTCTGGCATCGCCTTTCTGGGCACGTGGTCGCCTCGCCGCGAACGCTTCCTGTCCGCCCTCGAAGGACTGCCACTGACCATCGCCGGAACCGGCTGGCGCGACAACAGCAGCCTGGGCGGTGGCGACCCGATCGTGGAAGACGATGCCGGTGCGGTTCTGCGTTCTGCGGCCATCGGTATCAACCTGCTGCACCCTCAGTGCGCCGGGGCGCACAACATGCGCACACGGGAGATCTCGGCGTGCGGAGCCCTGCAGATAACCGAGCCCGGAACCGACGGAACACCACTGCTGGACGGCGAGAGCTGTCTGTGGTTCCGGTCGCCTGCCGAGCTGCGGGCCACTGTCGAGGCCGCGTTGAACGACCCGGTCGGCACGTCCGAGATTGCGCGCAAGGCCCAGTTCGCGATAGCCGAGGACACCTACGTCGCACGCGGGCGCGACCTGGCGGCGCTGGCCGGGGCGATCTGA